A stretch of Cellulosilyticum sp. I15G10I2 DNA encodes these proteins:
- a CDS encoding HesA/MoeB/ThiF family protein yields the protein MDFSEAQIERYSRHIILSEVGVEGQQKLLESKVLIIGTGGLGAPAAMFLAAAGIGTIGLVDADSVDLSNLQRQIIHQTKDVGKLKVISGKETINEMNPDVNVITYHTFVNASNILEIIKDQDYDFIIDGTDNFGAKFLINDACVLAKKPFSHAGIIRFNGQLTTYIPDNNTPCYRCMFKEPPPEGAVPTCREAGVLGVMGGVIGTLQATEAIKYILGLGETLAGYLLTYDAIKMEFRKIKIKHNTKCGICGEEPTINELIDYKPPVCSI from the coding sequence TTGGATTTTAGTGAAGCGCAGATAGAAAGATATTCAAGACATATTATTTTATCAGAAGTAGGTGTAGAAGGTCAGCAAAAGTTATTAGAATCAAAGGTGCTCATCATAGGAACTGGAGGCTTGGGTGCACCGGCTGCGATGTTTTTAGCAGCAGCAGGTATTGGGACAATAGGACTTGTAGATGCGGATTCAGTAGATTTATCTAATCTGCAAAGACAGATCATCCATCAAACAAAAGACGTCGGTAAGCTAAAAGTTATATCTGGTAAAGAAACCATTAATGAAATGAATCCAGATGTTAACGTTATTACTTATCATACCTTTGTCAATGCGTCAAATATTTTGGAGATCATTAAGGATCAGGACTATGACTTTATCATTGATGGAACGGATAATTTCGGAGCAAAATTCTTAATCAATGATGCCTGCGTACTTGCTAAAAAACCTTTTTCTCATGCAGGTATCATTAGATTTAATGGACAATTAACGACTTATATCCCAGATAATAATACACCTTGTTATAGATGTATGTTCAAAGAACCGCCTCCAGAAGGTGCTGTTCCTACCTGCCGTGAGGCTGGCGTGCTGGGGGTTATGGGCGGCGTTATTGGGACACTTCAAGCTACAGAAGCGATTAAATATATATTAGGTCTTGGAGAAACACTAGCTGGTTATTTGCTGACTTATGATGCTATCAAGATGGAATTTAGAAAAATAAAAATAAAACATAATACAAAATGTGGTATATGTGGCGAAGAACCTACAATTAATGAGCTTATAGATTATAAACCACCTGTCTGCAGTATATAG
- a CDS encoding Lrp/AsnC family transcriptional regulator has protein sequence MDDIDLAILRALQENGRVSISDIGSKINLSVSAVGERIKKLEKSGVINHYTAIINGKYFNKELTALMFISLESPKFIDSFLKFVNEENDILECHYIAGNYDYMIKIVTNNPETLEKILNKVKGVTGIIKTYTNVVLKTTKNNYSIYPSVLPLGK, from the coding sequence ATGGATGATATTGATTTGGCAATTTTAAGGGCATTGCAGGAAAATGGAAGAGTCTCCATATCGGACATAGGCAGTAAAATTAATCTGTCTGTATCAGCTGTGGGTGAGCGTATTAAAAAACTTGAAAAATCCGGGGTGATTAATCACTACACAGCCATTATTAATGGCAAATACTTTAATAAAGAACTTACTGCACTGATGTTTATAAGTCTTGAAAGTCCTAAATTTATTGACAGTTTTTTAAAATTTGTTAACGAAGAAAATGATATTCTAGAGTGCCATTATATTGCAGGTAATTATGATTATATGATTAAAATTGTAACCAATAATCCTGAAACATTGGAAAAGATTTTGAATAAGGTAAAGGGTGTGACAGGAATTATCAAAACTTATACGAATGTTGTGTTAAAAACAACAAAAAATAATTACTCAATTTATCCATCGGTATTGCCACTGGGAAAATGA
- a CDS encoding M67 family metallopeptidase → MNVNITKDQYNKIVKQAKDEFPLECCGLLGGIKTEEGIWIKKIYPLTNIDQSSEHFSMDPKEQFAVIKEMRASGYLLVGNYHSHPYTPSRPSEEDKRLAYDASSIYGILSLKDQEPVLNFFKIVANESVEKLDSIFIE, encoded by the coding sequence ATGAATGTTAACATAACGAAAGATCAGTACAACAAAATTGTAAAGCAGGCAAAAGATGAGTTTCCGTTAGAATGCTGCGGACTGCTCGGTGGCATCAAAACAGAAGAAGGTATTTGGATTAAAAAGATCTATCCACTTACAAATATAGATCAAAGTAGTGAACATTTTTCTATGGATCCTAAGGAGCAGTTTGCTGTTATTAAGGAGATGCGAGCAAGTGGGTACCTATTGGTAGGGAATTATCATTCTCATCCCTATACCCCATCTAGGCCATCGGAAGAAGATAAACGACTAGCCTATGATGCTAGCAGTATTTACGGCATACTTTCTTTAAAAGATCAAGAACCAGTCCTTAACTTTTTCAAAATTGTTGCCAATGAATCAGTAGAAAAACTTGATAGTATATTTATTGAATAG
- a CDS encoding PhzF family phenazine biosynthesis protein, whose protein sequence is MKYYVVDAFAEKVFEGNPAGVCILEAWLADEMMQNIAIENNLSETAFAVKEQDGYRLRWFTPKNEIDLCGHATLATAYVIANYYDKHIETIKFQTLSGELVVIKKGELYEMDFPSRMPKSIVLTEQMVEAIGIRPIEVYLGRDLMFVLEKEEDVRNAEPDFSKLRNLPDGLGVSITAKSKAYDFVSRSFFPKISVNEDPVCGSAHCNFIPYWAKHLGKDEMVARQLSKRGGTLYCKYCGDRVKISGSAVLYAVADIQIK, encoded by the coding sequence ATGAAGTATTATGTAGTAGACGCCTTTGCAGAAAAAGTATTTGAGGGAAATCCAGCAGGCGTATGTATATTGGAAGCGTGGTTAGCTGATGAAATGATGCAGAATATTGCTATTGAAAACAACCTTTCTGAGACTGCATTTGCTGTAAAAGAGCAAGATGGTTATCGGTTAAGATGGTTTACCCCAAAAAATGAAATTGACCTCTGCGGTCATGCAACGTTAGCAACCGCTTATGTAATTGCCAATTATTATGATAAGCATATAGAGACAATCAAATTTCAGACACTAAGCGGTGAGCTTGTTGTTATAAAAAAGGGGGAGCTGTATGAAATGGACTTTCCAAGTAGAATGCCCAAATCAATTGTACTGACAGAGCAAATGGTTGAGGCTATTGGTATAAGGCCTATAGAAGTCTATCTGGGCCGGGATCTGATGTTTGTACTGGAAAAGGAAGAAGACGTTCGAAACGCGGAGCCTGACTTCTCTAAACTTAGAAATCTGCCTGATGGACTCGGCGTTTCGATAACGGCGAAAAGCAAAGCGTATGATTTTGTCTCCAGAAGCTTTTTCCCTAAAATCAGTGTAAATGAGGATCCTGTATGTGGGTCTGCACATTGCAATTTCATTCCCTATTGGGCAAAGCATTTGGGCAAGGATGAGATGGTAGCAAGACAGCTCTCTAAGCGTGGCGGAACCTTATACTGTAAGTATTGCGGAGACAGAGTAAAAATCAGTGGATCAGCAGTTTTATATGCGGTTGCTGATATTCAGATAAAATAA
- a CDS encoding AzlD domain-containing protein codes for MSIKLIVIILGAGLATYFTRFPLLVISGNREIPPRVTKFMSYIAPAVLTSLIVPAIFIKQGHIDISFNNNYIVASVITALSAYCSKNMLLSVITGICTVGILMYIF; via the coding sequence ATGAGCATTAAATTGATAGTGATAATACTAGGTGCCGGACTTGCGACATATTTTACGAGGTTTCCGCTCTTAGTCATCTCCGGTAATCGAGAGATACCACCCAGAGTGACTAAATTTATGAGTTATATTGCACCTGCAGTATTGACCTCATTAATTGTTCCAGCTATTTTTATCAAACAGGGTCATATTGATATTTCCTTTAATAATAACTATATAGTAGCCTCGGTTATTACAGCTTTATCAGCCTATTGTTCAAAAAATATGCTTTTGTCAGTTATAACTGGCATCTGTACTGTGGGGATACTTATGTATATTTTTTAA
- the thiS gene encoding sulfur carrier protein ThiS: protein MKIKVNGEEKQLEKAINILELLVLQEVKMVEMVSVELNGEILDRDDFENTLVKENDAIELLYFMGGGSFGF from the coding sequence ATGAAAATTAAAGTTAATGGTGAAGAGAAACAACTAGAAAAAGCAATCAATATATTAGAGCTTTTGGTGCTGCAAGAAGTTAAGATGGTTGAAATGGTATCTGTAGAATTAAATGGTGAGATTTTAGACAGAGACGATTTTGAAAATACCCTAGTTAAAGAAAACGATGCAATAGAACTCTTATACTTTATGGGAGGTGGCAGTTTTGGATTTTAG
- the ald gene encoding alanine dehydrogenase, translated as MIIGLPKEIKNNENRVGLTPGGVSILTKRGHQVIVEKSAGLGSGFTDEEYEQAGATLVAKNTEVFERAETIVKVKEPLESEYDLFKNHQNLYTYLHLAPNSPLTKALLEKKVTGIAYETVELENGSLPLLAPMSEVAGRMSIQIGASLLQKYNGGIGILLGGVPGVKPADVVIIGGGVVGTNAAKIAVGMGANVTILDISIQRLRYLDDIFAGRINTIVCSAYNIAEAVKKADLLVGAVLVTGASAPIIVTEEMVKTMKKGAVVVDVAIDQGGSIETIDRVTTHDHPSYEKHGVIHYSVANMPGAVPRTSTLALEAATLPYLIQLADKGIKQALLADPALRKGLNTIDGKLVCKSVADSLRLEYVQAEDMLRAL; from the coding sequence ATGATTATCGGATTACCAAAAGAAATTAAAAATAATGAAAACAGAGTGGGATTAACACCAGGCGGAGTCAGCATTTTGACAAAAAGAGGACATCAAGTTATTGTTGAGAAAAGTGCTGGACTCGGCAGCGGTTTTACAGATGAAGAGTATGAGCAAGCTGGAGCGACGCTTGTTGCTAAAAACACGGAAGTATTTGAAAGAGCTGAGACAATTGTAAAAGTAAAAGAACCTCTAGAATCAGAATATGATTTGTTTAAGAACCATCAAAACCTCTATACGTATTTACATTTAGCGCCTAATAGCCCACTCACAAAAGCATTGCTTGAGAAAAAAGTAACGGGAATTGCTTATGAGACTGTTGAACTTGAGAATGGTTCATTGCCGTTACTCGCACCAATGAGCGAAGTTGCGGGCAGAATGTCTATTCAAATCGGTGCGAGTCTGCTGCAAAAATATAACGGAGGTATTGGTATTTTACTTGGCGGTGTACCTGGGGTAAAACCGGCTGATGTTGTTATTATTGGGGGCGGTGTTGTAGGAACTAATGCAGCTAAAATTGCAGTAGGAATGGGTGCAAATGTAACGATCTTAGATATTAGTATACAGCGATTACGTTATTTAGATGATATTTTTGCAGGGCGTATCAATACAATAGTGTGTAGTGCTTATAATATTGCTGAGGCTGTGAAAAAAGCAGATCTTTTAGTAGGGGCAGTTTTAGTGACAGGGGCAAGTGCGCCCATTATTGTAACTGAAGAAATGGTCAAAACAATGAAAAAGGGTGCAGTCGTTGTAGATGTGGCGATTGATCAAGGGGGCTCTATTGAAACTATAGACAGAGTGACAACGCATGACCATCCATCTTATGAAAAACATGGTGTTATTCATTATTCTGTCGCTAATATGCCTGGTGCTGTTCCTAGAACCTCAACACTTGCACTTGAAGCAGCGACCTTACCATATCTTATCCAACTGGCGGATAAAGGTATCAAGCAAGCATTGCTCGCAGATCCGGCGCTTAGAAAAGGTTTAAATACTATTGATGGTAAGCTTGTATGTAAGTCAGTAGCAGATAGCTTGCGTCTTGAATATGTGCAGGCAGAAGACATGCTGAGGGCATTATAA
- a CDS encoding AzlC family ABC transporter permease, whose protein sequence is MKVEQKIKELVKGFIDTIPLGISASIYGLVYGVMACKAGLSVFETMAMSAFVFAGASQMTAVQMIAIGSSPVSIIVTVLIINLRHFLLAASLSPYLKHESNRMRMVNAFFMTDESYAVAYSRFQTDRPTSRYFLGSGLNIYVFWGSAGIIGYFFGNIISSQLNYIFDFAFIAAFIGMIVPMVKDFPVVVTVVVSGIISIIGSQLIPGKWYIIIAGVAASLAGYLASELTIKDTEADRIKGGIDYEH, encoded by the coding sequence GTGAAAGTAGAACAAAAAATTAAAGAATTAGTTAAGGGATTTATTGATACTATCCCCCTAGGGATAAGTGCTTCAATATATGGCCTTGTATATGGCGTGATGGCATGTAAAGCTGGCCTTTCGGTATTTGAGACTATGGCCATGTCTGCATTTGTTTTTGCAGGTGCTTCACAGATGACTGCCGTCCAGATGATAGCAATCGGAAGCAGTCCAGTTTCGATAATAGTAACAGTCCTAATTATTAACCTAAGACATTTCTTATTGGCGGCATCCCTATCGCCGTATTTAAAACATGAATCAAACAGGATGAGAATGGTTAATGCCTTTTTTATGACAGATGAAAGTTATGCCGTTGCCTACAGCCGTTTCCAAACTGATAGACCGACTAGCCGTTATTTTCTTGGAAGTGGTTTGAATATTTATGTGTTTTGGGGTTCGGCAGGGATTATCGGGTATTTTTTTGGCAACATTATTTCTAGCCAGTTGAATTATATTTTTGATTTTGCTTTTATTGCTGCATTCATCGGTATGATTGTACCTATGGTAAAGGACTTTCCTGTTGTTGTTACAGTAGTTGTCTCAGGCATTATTTCTATAATCGGAAGCCAATTGATCCCAGGTAAATGGTATATCATCATTGCCGGAGTAGCAGCAAGTCTGGCGGGATATCTAGCATCTGAGCTTACGATTAAAGATACCGAAGCAGATAGGATTAAGGGAGGTATTGACTATGAGCATTAA